GAGCCAATGCGATGCTTTCGCAGCTTGGGCTCGGCAACCGCACGAAAGCATTGCCTTCCACACTTTCCGGTGGACAGCAGCAACGGGTTGCGATTGGACGCGCGCTCATTCATGAGCCAAGGCTTGTGGTTTGCGATGAACCGACCGCTGCACTCGACCATTCGACAGGGGAAGGGGTCATGCAACTCCTTGCCGATCAAGCTGTGAAAGCTGACCGCGCCGTGATCGTGGTGACTCACGATAATCGCATCTTCCATTATGCAGACAGCATCGCTCGAATGGATGATGGAAGAGTGATGGAAGTGAAACGGCAGACCAACAACGATAGCTTTTTGTACGCTGAGGAGAATGTGTCATGAAACGCTTCGTACTTCCTTTCATTGGTTTGATCGCAGCGCTCTGGGCTTTTTATTCAATTGCGCGAACGACACCCCAGAGGGAAACCACAAATCCACCGAATCCGCCACCCGTTTCTGCGTTTCAGAACACCGTCGCGGCGGTCGGTCTTATCGAAGCAAGCACTGAGAATATTTCTGTGGGGACGCCGCTCTCCGGTGTAGTGGCAAAAGTGTTTGTCACAGCAGGGCAGAGTGTGCGTTCCGGTGATCCTCTTTTCGAATTGGACTTGCGCAATCTCCGCGCGGAGCTGAAAGTTCGGACGACAGCTTTGCATGTGGCGCGCGCGCGGCTGGTGACCGCCCAGTCTCACCTGCAAGATCTGCAACGGCAGTATGAGTTTGTGAAACAGGTAAGCAATACACGGGCAATCAGTGAGCAAGAAGAAAGCCGCCGTCGTTTTGCAGTTGAAATCGCTGCAGGTGAACTGGAAGAGGCGAAGGCTCAGATTGCTTCGGCCGAGTCGCAGCTGAATCTGATTCGAACCGAAATGGAGCGGAGCATCATCCGTTCTCCGATCGATGCCGAAGTCCTGCAAGTAAAAGTGCGTCCTAGTGAATTTGCTCAGGCAACGACTTCACCTACACCGCTCGTATTGCTCGGCAAATCGAAACCATTGCATGTGCGCGTGGATATTGATGAACATGAGGCGTGGCGGGTACGTTCCGGCGCCAAAGCAACCGGGCATGTGAGAGGAAACTCGCATTTAAAGAGTGAACTGAGTTTCGTTCGGTTCGAACCGTTCGTTATCCCCAAGGAGTCACTTACCGGCGATAGCACCGAACGCGTGGATACACGCGTTTTGCAAGTCCTCTATCGCGTAGAGCGTGACGACATTCCACTTTTTGTCGGTCAGCAGCTCGACGTATTCATCGAGGCTCAGGGTCGATACGAAACAAAATAATAAAACAAACCGTCCGGACGGTTGACAACAGACCGTCCGGACGGTAGCTTATTCCGCATCATGCATTTTAAAGGAGCAGATATGTTGAAGAACAGCGTGGCAATCCTTCTTCTTGTCCTGTTTTTGGCTGGGTGCACTGTCGGCCCCAATTACAAAACTCCAAAGACCAGCGTTCCCCAAAGTTTTGCGAATTCCAGTTCTGCAAATCAACGAAATGATGCAGAACACTTTGGAAAATGGTGGACCACCTTGCAGGATTCGACTCTGAATTCATTGATTGAAAGGGCCGTCATTGCGAATCTTGATCTGCGACTGGCTCAGGCGCGGGTGCGGGAAGCCCGCGCTCAACGTGGAGTTGTGAAAGCGGATTTATATCCGGATGTAAATGCGTCCGGCTCTTATCAGCGAAGCCGTGTGAGCGGAAATATCGGACCGCAAGGCACGGACGGTTCTCAGTCATTCAGCAACATTGATGGCGACCTGTATCAGGTTGGTTTCGATGCTTCGTGGGAACTTGATATTTTCGGAGGAAAACGTCGCGAGGTCGAAGCTGCGAATGCTGATCTGGCATCCGCAATCGAAAACTCAAGAGATGTGCTGGTAACGCTTTTGGCGGAAGTGGCACGCAACTACGTGGAATTGCGGACATCGCAACGACAGACTGCAATCGCGAGCTCCAATCTGCAAGCACAACAAGAAACACTCGAACTCACGCGAGTTCGGTTTGAAGCGGGTCTTGTCAGTAATCTTGATATTGCTCGGGCCGAGGCGCAAGTACAGACGACTGCCTCTCAGATTCCGGCACTCGAAATCTCGGCTCGCCAATCCATTCACTTTCTGAGTGTGCTACTGGGTCAGGAGCCAAATGCGCTTGTTCAGGAGCTCGCGCCTCAAACAGCAATCCCTTCCTCGCCTCCTGAAGCGCCGGTTGGAGTGCCATCCGATCTTCTTCGCAGGCGTCCGGATATTCGCCGCGCGGAGCGCGATCTTGGTGCCGCAACCGCGCGAATTGGCGTAGCAACCGCAGATCTCTTCCCGAAGTTTTCGATTACGGCTGCGCTTGGTCTGGGCAGCGGAAAAATCGGTAACCTGACCGATTCCGGAAGTGGATTCTGGTCGATTCTGCCGGGTGTGAGTTTGCCGATCTTTAATCGCGGCAGAATTCATAGCAACATCGCCGTGCAAAATGCGCGCGAAGAACAGGCGCTCGTTACTTATGAGCAGACCGTGCTTATAAGTCTCAGGGAAGTGGAAGATTCGCTTGTCGCCTTTTCTGAAGATCAGACGCGCCGGAGAACTTTAGCCGCTTCAGTAGATGCAAACCGGCGCGCTGTCGAACTGGCCAATCAATTATACAAACAAGGACTCACAGATTTCTTAAGCGTTTTGCAAGCTGAGCGCGATTTATATGCCTCGGAAGATGCATTGGCGCAAGGTGATCGAAACGTAACATCGGATTTTATCGCGCTCTACAAGGCTTTGGGTGGAGGCTGGGAGACGGGTGCGGCTGAAAAAAATATTCCTGTGCCAGGAAAGGCTGGAGAACGTACGGTAGATGTAGCATCACGTTCGCGAAACTGAATATTAGGAGGGAACCTACAAAGAAATGTTAATTAATATGAAAGATAAACTGCTGGATGCTGCCGAAGCAGTGGTCGTGCGTGATGGGATCGGGAATTTAACGCTTGATTCGGTGTCTGTGGAAGCAGGATTGAGCAAAGGTGGTTTGCTGCATCATTTCCCGACCAAAGAGAAGCTCGTTGAAGCGATGGTCAAACGCGTTGCGGATAGCTGGCGACAGGGCGTTCTGGAAGTTTATGCCGTGACGCCGGAAGGGCCCGGGCGGATGGTGCGGGCAACTCTGAACCATTGTCTCGCGAACGCACAGCGCCGGACAGATCAGGTGAGGCGAAGCTCCTCTGCGGTATTCGCGGCGCTTGCTGAAACACAAGGTTGCCCCGGTTGTCCGGAGACTTCTCCGATTGAGCCAATGCGGGCTGTATATAGAGACCTTTTCAAACGTGTCGCTGAAGACGGACTGCCTCCCGGTGTCGGCGAGGCGGCGATTGCTGCGATCGATGGTCTTTGGCTCTACTGGGTGCTGGGACTTGTCCCGATCAATGATGAACTGGTAAATCGCGTTCGCGGCGCAATCGAAGAGATGATTACAAATGCATTGTCAGCTCAAGTAGGGGCGACCCTTGTGGTCGCCCGCACGGGCAGGGATAAGCCTAGCCTTCGAGCAGGGGCAGGGACAAGCCCTACCCCTACAAGATCAAGGAGGAAACGGAAATGATTCGGAGTTATGGTTGGATAGGATCTTCACTGCTGTTAATTCTGGTTGCTGTAAGCGGGCTTGGATTGGCTGCATGGAAATACACATCAATTCAAGAAACCAATGCTGCTGCTGCAAGCCAGCCTGAGCCAATGGAATCAGTGACGGTCGCGATTGCGGAAGAACGAACTCATCGCCAGTCGATAACATCGATCGGAACCATCACAGCGCTTCGTTCCATCACTTTGCAAAACGAAGTTCCGGGAACTGTTCGTCAGGTCCACTTCACTTCCGGTCAAATTGTAGAACGGGGCGCGCTGCTGATCACACTGGATGTTTCCGTTGAGCAGGCGGAATTGAAGGAACAGGAAGCGCGCGCAGTGCTTGCGGAGACTCAGCTCAAACGAATGGAGAGCGTTGCTCACAACAAAGCAATTTCTGAGATCGAGGTTGATCGCGCGCGCGCAGAGCTTGACGTTGCATTGGCGCAGGTGGCGCGCAACAAAGCGATCATCGCCCGCAAGACAATCCGTGCGCCGTTCCGTTCCCGCGTGGGAATCTCTGATGTGCATCCGGGCCAGTATTTAAATGAAGGCACTCAATTGACAACATTGCAAGGTGTAAACGATTCCGCTTATGTGGATTTTGCGGTTGCTCAACAGGTCGCTGCGGTTCTGCGGAATGGCGACAAGGTGGAAGTCTTCACAGCAAGCGAGTCGAACCCGATCATAGCGAAAATCGTTGCTGTGGATGCGCGCGTCGATCCGACGACTCGTAATGCCATGTTACGAGCGCAGATCAACGGC
The DNA window shown above is from bacterium and carries:
- a CDS encoding TetR/AcrR family transcriptional regulator, with translation MKDKLLDAAEAVVVRDGIGNLTLDSVSVEAGLSKGGLLHHFPTKEKLVEAMVKRVADSWRQGVLEVYAVTPEGPGRMVRATLNHCLANAQRRTDQVRRSSSAVFAALAETQGCPGCPETSPIEPMRAVYRDLFKRVAEDGLPPGVGEAAIAAIDGLWLYWVLGLVPINDELVNRVRGAIEEMITNALSAQVGATLVVARTGRDKPSLRAGAGTSPTPTRSRRKRK
- a CDS encoding efflux transporter outer membrane subunit; protein product: MLKNSVAILLLVLFLAGCTVGPNYKTPKTSVPQSFANSSSANQRNDAEHFGKWWTTLQDSTLNSLIERAVIANLDLRLAQARVREARAQRGVVKADLYPDVNASGSYQRSRVSGNIGPQGTDGSQSFSNIDGDLYQVGFDASWELDIFGGKRREVEAANADLASAIENSRDVLVTLLAEVARNYVELRTSQRQTAIASSNLQAQQETLELTRVRFEAGLVSNLDIARAEAQVQTTASQIPALEISARQSIHFLSVLLGQEPNALVQELAPQTAIPSSPPEAPVGVPSDLLRRRPDIRRAERDLGAATARIGVATADLFPKFSITAALGLGSGKIGNLTDSGSGFWSILPGVSLPIFNRGRIHSNIAVQNAREEQALVTYEQTVLISLREVEDSLVAFSEDQTRRRTLAASVDANRRAVELANQLYKQGLTDFLSVLQAERDLYASEDALAQGDRNVTSDFIALYKALGGGWETGAAEKNIPVPGKAGERTVDVASRSRN
- a CDS encoding HlyD family efflux transporter periplasmic adaptor subunit, which encodes MKRFVLPFIGLIAALWAFYSIARTTPQRETTNPPNPPPVSAFQNTVAAVGLIEASTENISVGTPLSGVVAKVFVTAGQSVRSGDPLFELDLRNLRAELKVRTTALHVARARLVTAQSHLQDLQRQYEFVKQVSNTRAISEQEESRRRFAVEIAAGELEEAKAQIASAESQLNLIRTEMERSIIRSPIDAEVLQVKVRPSEFAQATTSPTPLVLLGKSKPLHVRVDIDEHEAWRVRSGAKATGHVRGNSHLKSELSFVRFEPFVIPKESLTGDSTERVDTRVLQVLYRVERDDIPLFVGQQLDVFIEAQGRYETK
- a CDS encoding efflux RND transporter periplasmic adaptor subunit, producing the protein MIRSYGWIGSSLLLILVAVSGLGLAAWKYTSIQETNAAAASQPEPMESVTVAIAEERTHRQSITSIGTITALRSITLQNEVPGTVRQVHFTSGQIVERGALLITLDVSVEQAELKEQEARAVLAETQLKRMESVAHNKAISEIEVDRARAELDVALAQVARNKAIIARKTIRAPFRSRVGISDVHPGQYLNEGTQLTTLQGVNDSAYVDFAVAQQVAAVLRNGDKVEVFTASESNPIIAKIVAVDARVDPTTRNAMLRAQINGASNGPSPGASVRVEVPAGPSRKAIAIPVSALRKGPQGDHVFVIAFDKEGKTRAHVRPVESGTILGDDVLILKGLTAGEQVAASGSFKLREAALIAVAKKM